TTGTAGCAGGATTTCAGGGTGTACAGCTGCTGCTAAGTCCAAGGAATTTCAAATTTGCTCTTAGTCTTCTCAAAGCGGAAGTGTTGCTAGATAAACACAAATGTTTCAAGCTTGCTATGTTTAGTTGTCCTGGAGATTATAACTATTAACCTTTACAAACCAAATATGAGGCATAACATTTTTGATCTGCTGCTTGTTTAATTGTCCCACTTACAACGTGACCAATCTTGTAGAACAGAGAGTTCAAAAGACAAATTTCTGAGGGTGCTCCATGTCAAAAATAGGCAATATTCAGCTTTGCAGTTTAAcatcataaaacaaaaaataagtcTTTCAACCTTGTCCCATAAAAGTTGTGGTAAAAGCAGGAAGGTTTCACTTTAGGGAgctacaataataataaaaaaaacaaaatagtttttaaaaagtgccaGGAATAGGTAAATTAGTAGgatttttcctcatgtcctcttgcaatttttgaagaaaaacatcagaaaggggaaaaaggcaaGAAGCTAGTCCTATTTCTGTGATCAGATACCATGCAGTCAAAACAAGTATTATGACTCTCAATGAGAAAGGTCACTCAGATAAtctgaaatgtaattaaattatttttatactgcAGATCCAACTGAACGACTGCACTCATCCTCCACAGCTTCTGATTCATACTCTTACAGTTGCAGAGAAGCTACAGATGAGATTTGATTTCAGGAACTTCAGACACATAACTCTTTTCTTTACATATCCATGGGAACCAATAACCAAATagacaaaacacagaacaaaatttAACCCTAAACATCTCTGCCTCTAACTTAGCTTGAAGAACATATTTTAACAACATAATTTATCAGCTCAACCTTCACTTGCAAAAGAGAGAACTATAACAACTTGTATGATAGACCAAAACTGCCTCTGAAATTGCAGTCCTGCAATCTCAAAAAATGATTTTAAGCAAGATCTACTAAATCAAATTTCAATTGATTAGCAGTACCTACACTTGATAGAAAGCCTTGTTCTAAATGTTCAGCATAATACTTGCATTATTACATTAACTACAATATTACAAATAGGTAAGGACCTTcattaagtgaaaaaaacagattgCCATACACTCTAAttgtttaatttgaaatttaataaaatgttcATAAAGTGTTAAAATCATGTATTTATGCTGAAATAGTGACTCTTCCTACAAAAGAACTATAAAATACCTGCACACAAAGAAATGCAATAATGTTCAGAGTATCATCTCCCACAGTCTTAGTTCTTAGATTGTCAGTTggcaaaaattacttttaagtCAGGCATTTTCTGTGAGTTAATAACCAACTGGGTTAAAATCCCTTGGAGTCATTTCAGGTTCTCACCTCTGGCTAGTCATTAATCAGTCTAAAATGCCCTTTCCATCAGGCACTGTTTGAGCTAAGTCACTTGCTACAAACAATACACCAGTCTTTACTGCACAAGcatagcaaaagaaagaaaactaaaagcaaaTAGATCTGCTGTAAGACACTTTCATTCTAATTCTATTACACAGGCTGGTAATTCAGTGAGACATTGAGTGTACAGTGTATTTTAGTAACTGCAAACAACAGAAATTACGCGGCAAAATACCTGTTTCCAGAAACAATCAAGATTAATTTAAGGTTGATAAAACTGTCTCAGAAGAAatcaaacagtaaaaaaagcagcacaggaatTGTTACTTTAGATAAAATCACAAAAAGTAAACTACGATTGAAAAGATTTCaattagaaaatacattttaaatgagagaaaataacTGAATAGCACTTTCTCCTCTAAAGAAACAGATGTTATTCTTTGTAGGTAGCACTTGtctaaaaatcaaatatacTCAAACTACTTGCTCAGTTATTCTGCACATAGCCCAAGACGTGAAACTTAACAGTGCAAGAAGGGATGGATAGCTTTGCTTTTGAGTAACAATCTTAGGAATATGGAAGACAAATTTAACCaagcatttaaatttaaagcatGCAGTACCCATGTATAATATACTGTGGTTTTGTACAGTTTGGGAAGTTTAAATGGAGATGTATGATTGCAGGGAAGATTTCTGAGATCAGATGTAAGTTGAATGAACTAGTCGTAGGCTCTCTGAGGGACCATAAGGAGTTCTACAATATTATGAAAATGTACCATTGTAATAAGTGAAAATATATTCCTGCTTACAACTGACTAAATaccaatttaaaaattaaaaaatttgaaaacaggaaggaagggataaaacaaaacaaaaatacctgtggttttcttcattATGCTGTAGAACACACCACCCTGCTGAAACAATTGAGGAAGCCCCTTTGCGTAAGACCAAACATCTTCACCTGTAAAAATCAaacataataattaaaataaaacagtcaTATTTTAACATAATAGACAAAGGCTGAAAACTCCTTCAATTAAAACCTAAATTCTCAGGCTCTTCTATGTATCTAAGAATTTGAGGTTTTATTGCAAATTTACGGAACAGGACCCCAGGCCATTGAGAAACTTTCAGGAAAACATACCACTGTCTGCAGCCAAATATCTTACATTTTCTAGTACAAAATTTGACTTGGTCCAAgatgcagctcctggctctttGCCGGGCCCTGTACATGAGTCTCCATTCCCCTCCTACACATGCTTTCACCATAAACTGAGGAAATAACAACACACTTCCAAAATTCAAGCACATACCTTTGCATATTAAAGCCTCAATTCTATATCCCTACCCTTCTCAAAAAACAGATCTACATTTCACAGCTACCATACAGCAGGCTTTATGCTGTGGCTGAGATACAAATGCCCACACAGGCAGCTGCGTAGAAGCTGTGTCTGTACCTTGCCTTTCTTGAGAGCTAGAAACAAAATACCAGAGGTGAGGCCTCAGCAGTCCTGTGTAACTGGCATTTTTCAAAGATGCCAAAAATGGCATTGAAATATGACAAGTTTAAATGccacagggaggggaaaaaaaaaaacaaaaacaaccaagctCAGCTATGTAAGGAAAGGAATATAAAGAACAGCAAAACCAGGCTACAGCCCTTGCTGAAACAGTTCAGATCTGCATTTTTACCTTTACACTTTTCCTCAGTTTGCTAACCCCTTACTTCAGGGAAGTGGTGTGCTATGTAGCTGCCTACATAGTACACGAAAAAGCTTGTGCTGATAAATTCCATTCTCCTGATGCAGAAATAATGACCGTGCGtataaattttcagaaaaaaattgcttttcccACTTTATATCAGACATTTGGGGAACATACTGAGAAACTTTAAACAAAAACTGCACCCTTATGTAGGCATCAAAAACTCAATAATCACATCTCAACTTTCTATTAAAATCAAAGAATGTAAGTCATCAATAAAGTTAACTGAATGCAGTTACTTCTTGGAATAGAGACAGCTGGAATGTGTGAGGCTATAAAGTATTACCCACCAGTATTTGTCTGCTTGCtgttaagaggaaaaatacaagttattttttattgcttccACACACTGGATACAAGACACATCTAAATCCCTCCCTGCATTTATTTACTTCATATTCCACAAGGTAACTGCAGCTACTCTCCTATCCCACCCAtctcagaaaatgtttcatCCTCATGACAGAGGCATTATGTGCCACATTATGCTTTGAAACCCTTCAAGCCACTCtgactttttctcttcccagcaggCTCAAGACTCCCTACTGTTCCCTGCTATTCTGTCCCCACCCCAAAAAGGATTATTCTGTTGCTCCCCTCTCCACTTCAAGTGTTCTTCAAGTCCCCATTTCCCCCCAAAAGATACAGTGTATCTTTATGGCGTTTTGTctttatacattttaaagataGCACAAACTGATGCACTTAAAATGCTCTGGTTCACTGCATTCATTTGCACATCAAGCTCACAGATGTGGCCATCACTTCCTACCCAGAACATCCCAACATAACAAACCAactgctcttttattttccacaatCTACTGATAAAGGAGGTCTTCTCTTTTGACTTTACCCTGACAAATTCTGTCTACTGACTTGCTAATAAATTTGaagctcctctccagctcttactccactaaaataaaataaataaataaaaaacaaaacaaaacaaaaaacaaactttaaaaagaaacattctctTTTCATCCCCATTATTGCCACAGCTTTCCCTCTTCAAACAGCTGCATGGGAGAACAATCACTACAATAACACTCTCACATGTTTTTGCTATATCAAAAGGGGTCCCTGCTACTTTGCATCCTTGTTCTCatttacattttgaaatacaCATCCCTACATACAGTGGCTCCAGAGCAACCCTACTATGGCTCTTCatttttccaagttttcctGACGGTTTTAATACAAGAGGAATCAAAATAACCACTACACTGATAAGTAACAGAATAGAGTCACCAGTCAAGCAAAGCCTGGGGAGGGCACAGCCAGCAACCACATGGTGACTGATTCCAGACTGAGGTCTCCTGTACTGATGCACCTAGCAATCCACTCTTATCTGAAGGGCTCCTTTCCCTTCCACAAGACAAGTACCAGATTTTAGAAGTCCAGTTTTACACCTCACTGGCATTCTCCAAGGAAGGGCTCCCTATTTGCTCTGGACATGATGTTTCAAGCCTTGCAGAAGAGAAGCATCACTGTTTTGATAGCCTTTCATGCAACACTAACAAGGACTACATGCAGAAGAGTATGGCAAGCAGAGctcacaaaacaaaagcatcagccactgaaagaaacacaaactaAGGATGCTGTTTTGATAAAGAGATCTGAGACTGGAACaccaaaaaaactccacaatTACAACTGCACTTTCCCAGATGAGAGTAACTAGCGTGTGTGATTCAACTAAGTTACATATGAGGTTTGCACATTTTTGCTGCTAGTTGGgttttactgtttgttttgggtttgtttacCATGGCAGTAAGATGTTTCTAGGTGATTAATTAATTTGGGTGGTCATTCAGTTAGATTAAAAACTCCCTCACTCCAGCACATGCTCCCTCAGACCAGACCTCAGCACCACAACATTAAGGTATGACAAGTGAAGATTATCCTAACCACAAGCATGCCTTATACACTGCAGAAAAGAGCAGGTGAGGGCTAATCTATGCCACTGGAAGCCCAAGACCACCACTCCATACAGCAGAGAGGACAAACAGCAGTGCAAGAGAAATCAAAAACTCAGTTGATAAACATAGATTACAGGGAACTAATGCTGGATTACAATCTGTTTCATTCCAAGCAAAACCCAGTATCAATTAATACATTTCATTTAAACCTAGCTATTTTGATTTCTTGTGTGCTGACAAATCCATCAATGCAAAACAATCCCATCCAAATAGATTCATACTTGCCTTGCATGTGTCCAGAGCGCTTCTGCATGACTGTAactaaatctgttttaaaatatgttttaactatgttaatgtaaaattaaaattcctttaGTCATTTCCCTatagatttctgtattttgagctaaacaaaaaatgaggaaaaagctttACAAAAAATCATGCATAATATGCTAAGTGGTCCAGAAATTACAGTATCTAATTTCCCAgggcttatttttaaattatatacaAGGAAATTAAAGACCATGGTCTAAAATTTTAATAACTagctgagagcagaaaaatttCAGTAACTGAAATATGAAAGAAGCTTCAAAGTTAGCCTACAGGAGACCCtgtataaaagaaaatcttttaaacaTCCAGAATGAATAGTTACAGATGTTTGAAGTCACATTTTCACTATGGacactggggaagaaaaaagaaaactgcagttgGCCCAGCAAGCTATTCCAACAGCATCTCCCCTCTGCACACTCAAATCTAACAGTGGTGGATGAATGCTTTTAGCAGAACAAGTCACAGCAAGAGCACGCAGGATAAGCTGACCCTTAGAACTTCGGAGCACTGTTTTTTAGCAGTACAGACACGTCATTCAGAGACACTGAGGCTTCTTGTCCCACAAAGGCTGAATATACCACCTTGAGGAACTGCAGCCCCAACACCCATAAGAAAGCTCGAGGACTTAGGAAGTTACTCAGAGTTTGTTTCCTCATTGAGAAAATCACAACTGTAAATAGTCAATGCTAGATTTTTtacacaagtatttttaaaggaaaatgaagctcTGATGAGAAAAGCTATGATATAAAAATAGCAACTTATTCAGTAGCTGCTTAAGTTTATAGTTATATATGTTGTTATAACTGGatgttttattatttaccaCCTTTCTCATTACTAATGCAAAAAAATGGatgctgccagggaagggggAGGTAAATTCTATTCCAACCTCTGCTTTGAAAGCATGATTGAAAAGCAATAAGAGTCAATGACAAAAATTCCTTCTTGCCCAGATCAGTTTATGGATAAGTACCTGTAAAAAAATGTCACATCTTAATGCTGGAGTAGCAGAGATCCAGAAAACTCTGAAAAGTAAGCCAATAACTACACTTTCAGCAGTATTTCCTGAAAACAGGACAGCATTCTTTTAAGCttcagctgaaaatgaaaacagcctTTAAACTGAACCTTTCCCTGCACTTTGGATCTGTGGTGTAAGGAGGTGTAAGGAGGTGGCTGGTGACTCGGCGTGCTATCTAGTGAGAAACAGAGGAGTAAACAATCAAGCTGGGAAAAGAATCAAAGTTCTGCTTGATGAACTTCTGACATAGCACTCTGTGATTACCTAATTGTTTCGTTTCTATAATACCACGTGCTCTAGCCACACCAAATCCCTTCAGTAAAAAGGAaggctccaaaaaaaaaaaaaaaaacccaaacaaacaaaaaaaacccaccactaAACTATAAATATCACCATTCAACTGATTCATAGAGCTAAAGGTATGACAATTATCCTTCCACTTCCTGCCAGTAAGCAGCAAGAACTGTGAAACTTGAAGAATAAAGTACATAAAGGTCCAAGTTTCCTCAGTCCAAATAAGAAAACCACAGGCACCTGAGAAGAGTTCTCTCTTCTTGAATTATTAAGCCCGATCTACATGACTGACAATTTAGAAGCACAGCTTTGCAAGCATATGCCCACCTTTGGAATTCAAATGTGTTCagatttttccagtttctcctgTGTTTACATTCTGAAATAGTAACTTTTACAGCTCCTTAAAACGGCCATATCTTCACTTAAAATTAGCAGAATAGCTAAGGAGGCAATGTTGTGCTGGATTTGCTTAAACCAACATAACTCTGTATGGGGAGAAATGCCAGGATTTTACCCTGTTACAGAGATAAGAACTTGGTCCTCAAACTTCAATGAACAGACAGGCACACTCAGTGTCCCCTTCTCACCTCTGCTGTGAATGTATTTCCTGAAACCCAAGGGAGATGTAGGAAAAAGAGAGCATGTACCTCACACACATACACTGGAGGTGCATGCCTCaccagagacaggaaaaaacaaattaaagagTAGAGGAAATGCAACTTCTgaacagcaatttttaaaataggacTTTATAgtaaagaaagaacaagaacCTTGTAAACACATTTTGTAAAGTCACAACACTCAACAAGTCACTGAGAGCACGAGACATTCTTCTAATAGAGGAATAAAGGAATTAACCTTCTCTGTggttacagaaaagaaaaaaatacatttgtatgtAGCTACAGCttgtaaaatgttattttctacTTAAATATTCTAAAGGACAACTTGAAGTCAGCCTTACCCATTAGTGTTGCTAGAAGGCAGAGAGAATACATCTCCTTATCGACTTGGTCTTGCAGTTCCTTCGATGAGATTTTACTGGTGACGCCAACATCTTCGTGCTTCACAGCATGGGACGAGTGTGCTGAAGCAGactgcctgccttcctccttACCTTTCAGAATTTCTATGGCAATCCTGTCACCATGCTGCAAAGGAACAGGCTCATTTTCCATGCCTTCTTTGGGAGGCAGAAGTTCTTTAGGAGGAAAGCCATATCGAATACATTGCAAATACGGAGGAATATTGAATTCTCTTGCTATGCTTTCCTGTAGTTCCAAGAAGGTGGTAGTGCACTTTAGGGTAAGCATTGACTGCCTCCCATCGTTTGTGGTTATCcggattttcttttcttttgtagatGTTGGAGAGTAgggggtttttgttggtgtAGCTGGTGCAGATGATGGGCCCTCACGAACAGCCCCAGGAGAAGCAGTCCGAGGTTGCCCTTTATGctcttgtttcagtttttcactTTTCCGCTTTTGCATTACAGAAGCCTGGTCTGCAATGTTCTGCTGAATAGTTCTCTCAGCTTTGCTCATATTCAACTCCTCCTTGTGCAAAGTTTTTGTCTTCTGCCCagtcaaaataattttggttggaagtTGCGACTCTAACTCTTGTCCCTGCTGTACATCATCAGCTCTTTGGGCGTGAGCGCCATCAATATTTACAGGGGTATAATCATCAGGGTTCTTTTTGGCAGTTTGATGCAATATTGTGTTGACAACTTTCTGAACAAGAATCTCGCTACCAAATTCACCAGGGAAGTGCTTGGTAACAAGTTTCATGGCGACATCATACACATTGCTGTTCAGAGATGTGTCACTTTCATACTGAAACCAGTAGACTGTCTCTCTCACCACTCTTCCACTCCATTCTAGAGTAATAGGAAAAGCTTCAGGGAGATTATCATATTCTTTACCTTCCCAGTAGTGCTTGAATCCACAGCCACATTTGCCACCTGTAGACCTAGTGTTAGTTCTGTCTCCATCCAAATAAGAAACGGATCCATCTTCTCTGACACGACGCACCAAGTTACCATGACACCAGCTACAAGCGGTCAAACTGCTCAGGCCGTAGTCTGGAACCAGCACGTCCTTTGCAGGGTTGTAAGAACACACCAAACTGTTGAGGGGGAAACTGTAATTCTTGTCAGGCCTTAGTTGCCCGTGGGTACTTTTTGCCAGGTTGTAAAGTTTCCCCCCGGGAGCCAACCACTCTGGAGGAACGTGATGCTCTGAAAGGGCTCCGCAGATGAGGCACCTGTGAAGGCGGTTGTCCATCACTGCCTTTTTGGCAGCTGCAGTGACTTCTTCAGGCTGGATCCCTATTACACCAGTCCTTCTGTAGAAATATTGATGTACATCAGCTACCAGACTGGGATGGATACCATGTTTACTCATGAAAACCTCCTCCATTGCAGCAACAAGCCTCATCAAGTACTTATCTTGCAAACTTCTGTCTCCTCCAATAACACAACCACCATCCTCCTCCAACTTGATGTACTTTATGATGAGTTCTTGAGGGACTCCCCATGCTTTAGGAAGTAGCTTCCTAGGCAGTTTAGGTAAAGCAGCACCTTTTATTCCAACTAGAGGAATATAATGGTTACGTCCTGAGCTACTCCACGCAATGCAGATGGGTTTGTTCAACATGCCATCTTTTCCCATGCATTTTTCTAGAGGTACCAGACCAGGGAGGAATGTTGCCGAATAATCCCCAGAGCTTCGCATTCCGCTCAAGGAGTCTAAAAGGATGATAGGGCGGTGAAGAACATTGGCCAGACCAAAGATGTGAATATTCCTAAGGCCCATCGGCACGCCTTCCGGAGGCACAAACAAAGGGTCACACTCATTGATAATGTCCTCCCACTCTGCTGCATCAATAAAGTCATGGAAAAGCGCCTTGTAGTGACTCAGATTCTCCTCAAAATGCTTCTTTAGATTCTCTCGCAGAGCATGCCAGAACAGCTCCCTGCCAACCAGTGCCCGCGAGACTGCGTGGACGAGGCAGTGGCCGTCTCCATCCACGTGGACAGGAATGAGGCACTCCTGGCCGTTGTTGGCCTTCTTGATGTCTTCCAGGGTGTCATGCAGGTAGATGAGGCTGCCGGAGCGGTCCTTTCCGTAACCGATGGTTTCGACATGTTCTGGCTCGATGAGGAAGGCGCGGTCTCCCAAGAGGGAGCAGTCAAAGATGTCTCCCTGGTTCATCTCCGTGAGGAGCTTAGCCTTGCCAGTTTGCTTATCCATACCGTAGCGGGCCAGGATGGGGGCCAGGAGCTTGCAGTGGTAGTTGGAGAGGCCCATGACTTTGACGAGCTCGGTGTTCCTGCGGGGCGGGCCGGCGCCGCTGACGCCCAGCAGCGCGTTCCGCAGCAGGTTGTGCAGCACCAGGTCGGGGTCCGTCACCTCCTCCACCGCCAGCAGCTGCCGCTGCTCGTGGCGCTGCCCGCAGTCCGTGCACTCGATGCTGCCGCTGCTCTGCGGCCCGTGGGCCGGGAAGAAGAGCCGCGCCTGGCATTTGGGGTCGGGGCAGGTGCCGGAGAAGATGCGCCGGTCCCGCTTCTTGGAGGCGGCCGGAGGCGGCGGCTGcggctgctgctgaggagacggcggcggcggcggcggcggctgttgctgctgctgaggctgggaCATCGCTCCGCTCTGGCCGGGCTTCACCCCCACCC
This DNA window, taken from Calypte anna isolate BGI_N300 chromosome 2, bCalAnn1_v1.p, whole genome shotgun sequence, encodes the following:
- the VCPIP1 gene encoding deubiquitinating protein VCIP135, with product MSQPQQQQQPPPPPPPSPQQQPQPPPPAASKKRDRRIFSGTCPDPKCQARLFFPAHGPQSSGSIECTDCGQRHEQRQLLAVEEVTDPDLVLHNLLRNALLGVSGAGPPRRNTELVKVMGLSNYHCKLLAPILARYGMDKQTGKAKLLTEMNQGDIFDCSLLGDRAFLIEPEHVETIGYGKDRSGSLIYLHDTLEDIKKANNGQECLIPVHVDGDGHCLVHAVSRALVGRELFWHALRENLKKHFEENLSHYKALFHDFIDAAEWEDIINECDPLFVPPEGVPMGLRNIHIFGLANVLHRPIILLDSLSGMRSSGDYSATFLPGLVPLEKCMGKDGMLNKPICIAWSSSGRNHYIPLVGIKGAALPKLPRKLLPKAWGVPQELIIKYIKLEEDGGCVIGGDRSLQDKYLMRLVAAMEEVFMSKHGIHPSLVADVHQYFYRRTGVIGIQPEEVTAAAKKAVMDNRLHRCLICGALSEHHVPPEWLAPGGKLYNLAKSTHGQLRPDKNYSFPLNSLVCSYNPAKDVLVPDYGLSSLTACSWCHGNLVRRVREDGSVSYLDGDRTNTRSTGGKCGCGFKHYWEGKEYDNLPEAFPITLEWSGRVVRETVYWFQYESDTSLNSNVYDVAMKLVTKHFPGEFGSEILVQKVVNTILHQTAKKNPDDYTPVNIDGAHAQRADDVQQGQELESQLPTKIILTGQKTKTLHKEELNMSKAERTIQQNIADQASVMQKRKSEKLKQEHKGQPRTASPGAVREGPSSAPATPTKTPYSPTSTKEKKIRITTNDGRQSMLTLKCTTTFLELQESIAREFNIPPYLQCIRYGFPPKELLPPKEGMENEPVPLQHGDRIAIEILKGKEEGRQSASAHSSHAVKHEDVGVTSKISSKELQDQVDKEMYSLCLLATLMGEDVWSYAKGLPQLFQQGGVFYSIMKKTTGLADGKHCTFPHLPGKNFVYNAAEDRLELCVDAAGHFPIGPDVEELVKEALSQVRAEATSRSREASPSHGMLKLGSGGVVKKKSEQLHNITAFQGKGHSLGTASSSQPHDQRARETPLLRKHSTETDFSPSAKIEPSVFTAASGNSELIRIAPGVVTMRDSRQLDPALIEAQRKKLQEMVSSIQASMDRHLRDQNTEQSAPVDPSQRKVEAVSSSTAKTGSFQAGSPEPFSAPGVPEHLNTESTDGNVVHPVGTTFPARSKAQKGNSVEELEEMDSQDAGITNATEPMDHS